From the genome of Papaver somniferum cultivar HN1 chromosome 2, ASM357369v1, whole genome shotgun sequence, one region includes:
- the LOC113350142 gene encoding uncharacterized protein LOC113350142, giving the protein MYQLISTSLNNGILNLPAISLTTRTKRIKNEIKLWKRKLIIRKKVLLVSSNDSPIVEETTDEVSKEEDINKSVRSTSSSIDKDLKKAVQKTAATFAPRASTASKNPAVPGSTLYTVFEVQAYVSMLLGGLLSFNVVFPSNEPDLWRLMGMWSIWMFTIPSLRARDCSKNEKEALNYLFILVPLLNVLIPFFVKSFSTVWAADTIAFFGMYAWKMGWLQKTE; this is encoded by the exons ATGTATCAGTTAATCTCAACGTCATTAAACAACGGAATTTTAAATCTTCCCGCCATTTCCTTGACAACCAGAACTAAACGCATCAAAAATGAGATCAAATTGTGGAAAAGAAAGCTAATTATAAGAAAAAAAGTATTATTAGTAAGTTCAAAtgattcaccaattgttgaagaaaCAACAGATGAAGTATCCAAGGAAGAAGAtatcaacaaatctgttcggtcgACATCTTCGTCAATTGATAAAGACCTCAAAAAG GCTGTTCAGAAGACTGCTGCAACATTTGCACCTAGGGCTTCTACTGCAAGTAAAAATCCTGCAGTGCCTGGAAGCACTTTGTACACCGTCTTTGAAGTTCAAGCTTACGTCTCGATGTTGTTAGGTGGGCTACTTTCGTTCAATGTTGTATTTCCATCCAATGAACCTGACTTATGGAGACTCATGGGAATGTGGTCAATTTGGATGTTCA CAATTCCATCACTTCGTGCCCGTGACTGCTCAAAGAATGAGAAGGAAGCTTTGAACTATCTCTTCATACTTGTTCCTTTACTAAATGTTTTGATTCCATTCTTTGTGAAATCCTTCTCAACCGTTTGGGCGGCAGATACAATTGCATTCTTTGGGATGTATGCATGGAAG ATGGGGTGGCTTCAAAAGACGGAGTAA
- the LOC113350141 gene encoding pyrroline-5-carboxylate reductase-like yields the protein MVSSVAIPSDTFKLGFIGAGKLAENIARGVVKSGILPASRISTAHRSSDRRDVFSSFGVKVFEHNHQVVEHSDVIIFSVKPQMVKEVVLQLKPSLTEDKLLVSIAAGIKLCDLQEWSGNTRFIRVMPNTPSAVGQAASVISLGGTATEEDGLLMDSLFGAIGKTWRANEKMFDAVTGLSGSGPAYIFLAIEALADGGVAAGLPRDLAAGLAAQTVLGAAAMVVNTGKHPGQLKDDVASPGGTTIAAIHELEKGGFRGTLMNAVVAAANRSKELSKN from the exons ATGGTTTCTTCAGTGGCAATTCCTAGTGATACATTTAAGTTGGGGTTTATAGGAGCTGGAAAATTGGCAGAGAATATAGCTAGAGGAGTAGTGAAATCAGGGATTTTACCTGCTTCAAGAATTAGTACTGCTCATAGAAGTTCTGATCGTAGAGATGTTTTTTCATCCTTTGGAGTTAAAGTCTTTGAACATAATCATCAG GTTGTCGAACACAGTGACGTCATCATATTTTCAGTGAAACCTCAGATGG TGAAGGAGGTGGTTTTGCAGCTGAAACCTTCGCTCACAGAAGATAAACTTTTAGTGTCAATTGCCGCTGGGATTAAATTGTGTGATCTACAG GAATGGTCAGGGAATACTCGTTTTATTCGAGTTATGCCAAATACTCCTTCTGCTGTAGGTCAGGCAGCATCAg TTATTAGCTTAGGAGGAACTGCAACAGAAGAAGATGGATTGCTTATGGATAGTCTCTTTGGAGCAATTGGTAAGACTTGGAGAGCTAATGAGAAAATGTTTGATGCCGTCACCGGATTGAG TGGAAGTGGCCCAGCATATATTTTTCTGGCAATAGAGGCTCTAGCCGATGGTGGAGTAGCTGCAGGTCTTCCACGAGACCTTGCAGCAGGTTTAGCAGCTCAGACT GTTTTGGGAGCAGCTGCAATGGTCGTCAACACTGGTAAGCATCCAGGGCAGTTAAAAGATGATGTTGCATCACCTGGAGGAACCACCATTGCTGCGATTCACGAATTGGAGAAGGGTGGATTTCGTGGGACTCTGATGAACGCAGTTGTTGCTGCAGCCAACCGTAGTAAAGAGTTGTCTAAGAACTAG
- the LOC113350143 gene encoding uncharacterized protein LOC113350143: MEELPKASNEKPAQRSLHQDDADEEDESVKQLEECSVLYLTLQDCLVEKNRNWKACQVEVQALKACHERKNNNKKK, from the exons ATGGAGGAATTACCAAAAGCAAGCAACGAAAAACCTGCTCAGCGATCTCTACATCAAGATGATGCTGATGAGGAAGATGAAAGTGTTAAGCAACTCGAGGAATGTTCTGTTCTCTATTTGACTTTACAG GATTGTCTAGTTGAAAAAAACAGAAACTGGAAAGCTTGTCAAGTGG AAGTTCAAGCTTTGAAAGCATGTCATGAGAGGAAGAACAATAACAAGAAGAAGTGA
- the LOC113350144 gene encoding probable protein phosphatase 2C 35 → MGCIHGKCCSRYPSSSNADPEASRGDVDLNGTNNENGNNGNYHQSILTDSKTFEIVNVPFHNFHLEYSVVTQRGYYPDFPDKENQDSYVVKTGIQGNPNLHFFGVFDGHGLYGTQCSNFVKERLIELLENDTMLVEDPVKAYHSAFLTANSELHESEIDDTMSGTTAITVLVSGDTVYVANVGDSRAVIAVKDGSGATAEDLSIDQTPFRKDECERVKMCGARVLSADQVEGLKDPDIQNWGDEESDGGDPPRLWVQDGMYPGTAFTRSLGDSFAEKIGVIAVPEVKIVQLTPDHLFFVIASDGVFEFLSSQAVTDMVMKYADTWDACASITGESYKLWLEHEYRTDDITIIIVRIKDLQNSQCKAIDGTKGGSTKSVPQGMENGISDSTDPEVEAVERTVLTEQNHASVVPSLAEPSSVILSSSQVDLTPLHLIIPSDLH, encoded by the exons ATGGGTTGTATCCATGGAAAATGTTGTAGTCGTTACCCATCTTCATCGAATGCCGATCCTGAAGCCAGTCGAGGAGATGTTGATTTAAATGGTACTAACAATGAGAACGGTAACAATGGAAATTATCATCAAAGTATTCTTACAGATAGTAAGACATTTGAGATAGTTAATGTACCTTTTCATAACTTCCACTTAGAGTATTCTGTTGTTACACAGAGAGGATACTACCCTGACTTTCCTGATAAAGAAAATCAAGATAGTTATGTAGTTAAAACTGGAATTCAAGGGAATCCGAATCTTCATTTCTTTGGTGTTTTCGATGGGCATGGTCTATATGGCACCCAATGTTCAAATTTTGTGAAGGAGAGGTTAATAGAGTTACTTGAAAATGATACTATGTTGGTGGAGGATCCTGTAAAAGCTTATCATTCTGCCTTTTTGACTGCAAATTCTGAACTTCATGAGAGTGAAATTGATGATACAATGAGTGGTACCACTGCAATTACTGTTCTTGTTAGTGGTGATACTGTTTATGTTGCAAATGTGGGTGATTCGAGGGCGGTTATTGCTGTGAAGGATGGGAGTGGTGCTACTGCTGAGGATCTATCTATTGATCAAACACCGTTTAGGAAGGATGAATGTGAGAGAGTGAAGATGTGTGGAGCTAGAGTTTTGAGTGCTGATCAGGTGGAAGGTCTTAAGGATCCAGATATTCAGAATTGGGGTGATGAAGAAAGTGATGGAGGTGATCCTCCAAGGCTGTGGGTACAAGATGGTATGTACCCAGGAACTGCATTTACTAGGAGTTTGGGAGACAGTTTCGCTGAGAAGATTGGTGTTATTGCTGTTCCTGAAGTGAAAATTGTTCAGCTTACTCCAGATCATCTTTTCTTTGTGATTGCTAGCGATGGTGTCTTTGAGTTCCTCTCAAGTCAAGCCGTTACCGATATG GTGATGAAATATGCAGATACTTGGGATGCATGTGCTTCAATTACTGGGGAATCGTACAAGCTATGGCTAGAGCATGAATATCGAACGGATGATATAACGATCATCATTGTGCGCATCAAAGACCTGCAAAAT TCACAATGCAAAGCTATTGATGGAACAAAAGGAGGGAGTACCAAGTCGGTGCCACAAGGGATGGAAAACGGGATTTCTGATTCCACAGATCCGGAGGTGGAGGCAGTCGAACGTACTGTGCTCACTGAACAAAATCATGCATCTGTTGTTCCGTCTCTTGCAGAACCCTCTTCCGTAATATTG TCATCAAGCCAGGTTGACCTTACACCCTTGCATCTCATTATTCCTTCCGATTTGCATTGA